The following coding sequences are from one Candidatus Zixiibacteriota bacterium window:
- a CDS encoding terpene cyclase/mutase family protein, translating into MKTFAAVAILAAFPLLIAPPLPAQPAHPFDLSLRHEVERSVAAGLQYLAGTQKDNGSWSYYVGITGLATTAFLQAPSAVKEQYWANIDRGLAFVLANVRPNGGLYPDIEPQLHAYNTAICLMALVAADNPAYKDIIINARDYLLSLQADEDEGISPDSSTYGGIGYNRDERSDLSNMQFALEALRASEDFKPTAEYAGKVEYRGDAVQETAEVSNKELFWEKAILFLQRSQNYRKYNDYEWSSDDGGFIYYPGSSKAGGTTSYGGMTYAGMKSFIHAGLRREDERVQKAYAWIRANYTVEENPELGRQGLFYFYSVMAKALSLFGDSLLVDSGGVAHDWRGDLADKLISIQQSDGSWVNENGRWWENNPDLVTAYCVMALEKLLQPLAPKME; encoded by the coding sequence ATGAAGACGTTCGCGGCCGTCGCGATCCTGGCGGCGTTTCCTCTCCTGATCGCCCCGCCCCTGCCTGCCCAGCCGGCGCACCCGTTCGACCTCTCGCTGCGGCATGAGGTCGAGCGAAGCGTTGCGGCCGGCCTGCAGTACCTGGCGGGCACGCAGAAAGACAACGGCTCGTGGAGCTACTACGTGGGGATCACCGGGCTGGCGACGACCGCTTTCCTCCAGGCGCCGTCGGCCGTGAAGGAGCAGTACTGGGCCAACATTGACCGCGGCCTGGCGTTTGTGCTCGCCAATGTCCGGCCCAACGGCGGCCTCTACCCCGATATCGAACCGCAACTGCACGCCTACAACACGGCCATCTGCCTCATGGCCCTCGTGGCCGCCGACAACCCGGCCTACAAAGACATCATCATCAATGCGCGCGATTACCTCCTCAGCCTTCAGGCCGACGAAGACGAGGGGATCAGTCCGGACAGCTCGACCTACGGCGGTATCGGCTACAATCGCGACGAGCGCTCCGACCTGTCCAACATGCAGTTCGCCCTCGAGGCGCTGCGGGCATCCGAGGACTTCAAACCGACCGCCGAGTACGCCGGCAAGGTGGAATACCGGGGGGACGCGGTGCAGGAGACGGCTGAAGTCTCCAACAAGGAGCTTTTCTGGGAGAAGGCCATCCTGTTCCTCCAGCGTTCGCAGAACTACCGCAAGTACAACGACTACGAGTGGTCGAGCGACGACGGCGGCTTCATCTACTACCCGGGATCGTCGAAAGCCGGCGGCACGACGTCGTACGGCGGCATGACCTATGCCGGCATGAAGAGTTTCATCCACGCCGGGCTGCGCCGGGAGGATGAGCGGGTGCAGAAAGCGTATGCCTGGATTCGCGCCAACTACACGGTCGAGGAAAATCCCGAGCTCGGCCGCCAGGGTCTCTTCTACTTCTACAGCGTGATGGCCAAGGCGCTCTCGCTCTTTGGCGACAGCCTGCTCGTCGACAGCGGCGGCGTCGCCCACGACTGGCGGGGCGATCTCGCCGACAAACTGATTTCGATACAGCAGTCCGACGGTTCCTGGGTCAACGAGAACGGGCGCTGGTGGGAAAACAACCCCGACCTGGTGACGGCGTACTGCGTGATGGCTCTGGAGAAACTGCTGCAACCGCTGGCGCCGAAGATGGAATAG
- a CDS encoding TonB-dependent receptor, with protein sequence MVSLSDIVVEADRIPLAVWEVPAAVTVRALGPDRALRYRTPADLAASLPGLRAYPSGNPWGQAVVDVRGFYGGGLAQYLLVSLDGIPLNDISTGLAPLTDLGLEAIGRVEATRGPVSAQYGDFAMGGLLGFSTAERGHHRIGLALTGSADDALGAVVTIQRPAGPCDVLASGGVRRSHGWRAHSRFVQETGLVRVMSTAARAARLCGMLSFSHTEEQQPGAVTEAQLATDRAGAARDAYGNPLEDDAESRCFTAGFSGTGTLGRRGQWHGSSWLRVTDADKIVTTTQAMDYRPRVISAGGEGAVEMQATAAGRPWRTSLGVSLDCGRLDSEYRERQSKNVIVGGSGWRAAVAAFARTRLELMPRLAVTGGLRADHAATEFEYEATNLTALSTTQSQSWFRLSPSVAVSVAAGRGVQCYGMVSGAFKSPTLNHLYGSAPFNAGPPTNSFILLSNSNLEPMTGTAWEIGTKFRNRRGGYGTVSIYHYRLREEIDFDQGAMCYINVGRSHHTGVEIAGGGPVRPDLTVEFSGIYTRAVIRSGEHADHRLAGVPEWSYRAEAVYAVAPGLAAGVLISGRIDQWLDAANTRRLSDHAEVAVMCGYGWRAFRLDVRIDNLFDERYEYDGYFDPLLAQVGQQPYRYYPAAPRQATVSLRVEL encoded by the coding sequence GTGGTCTCGCTGTCGGACATCGTGGTCGAGGCCGACCGGATCCCGCTCGCCGTCTGGGAGGTCCCGGCGGCGGTGACGGTCCGGGCGCTCGGGCCGGACCGCGCGCTTCGCTACCGCACCCCGGCCGACCTGGCCGCCTCACTCCCCGGTCTCCGCGCATATCCCTCCGGCAACCCGTGGGGACAGGCGGTGGTCGATGTGCGCGGCTTCTACGGCGGGGGGCTGGCCCAGTACCTGCTGGTCAGCCTCGACGGCATCCCGCTGAACGACATCTCGACCGGTCTCGCGCCGCTGACCGACCTTGGCTTGGAGGCGATCGGGCGGGTCGAGGCAACGCGCGGCCCGGTCTCGGCCCAGTACGGCGACTTCGCGATGGGGGGGTTGCTCGGATTCTCGACCGCGGAGCGGGGACACCACCGGATCGGCCTGGCGTTGACCGGATCGGCCGATGATGCGCTCGGTGCGGTTGTCACTATCCAGAGGCCGGCCGGTCCGTGCGATGTGCTGGCCTCAGGCGGCGTTCGTCGGAGCCACGGATGGCGGGCCCACAGCCGGTTTGTGCAGGAAACAGGCCTGGTGCGGGTGATGTCGACGGCGGCCCGCGCTGCGCGCCTGTGCGGCATGCTCTCGTTTTCGCATACCGAAGAGCAGCAGCCGGGGGCGGTGACGGAGGCGCAACTGGCGACCGATCGGGCGGGAGCGGCGCGCGATGCGTACGGCAACCCTCTTGAGGATGACGCCGAGAGCCGCTGCTTTACCGCCGGTTTCTCGGGGACGGGAACGCTTGGGCGGCGTGGCCAGTGGCATGGCAGCTCCTGGCTCCGGGTGACCGACGCCGACAAGATCGTGACGACGACGCAGGCGATGGATTACCGCCCCAGGGTCATATCGGCAGGCGGAGAGGGGGCCGTGGAAATGCAGGCGACGGCGGCCGGCCGACCCTGGCGCACAAGCCTTGGGGTGTCACTGGATTGCGGGCGGTTGGACTCGGAGTACCGGGAACGGCAATCGAAAAACGTGATCGTGGGGGGCTCCGGCTGGCGCGCGGCGGTGGCCGCTTTCGCCCGGACCCGGCTCGAACTTATGCCGCGGCTGGCAGTAACCGGCGGGCTTCGCGCCGACCACGCCGCTACCGAGTTTGAGTATGAGGCCACCAACCTGACTGCCCTCTCCACGACCCAATCTCAATCATGGTTCCGGTTGTCGCCGAGCGTCGCAGTCAGTGTCGCGGCCGGACGGGGCGTGCAGTGTTACGGAATGGTCTCGGGGGCCTTTAAGTCCCCGACCCTGAATCACTTGTATGGATCCGCTCCATTCAACGCCGGCCCGCCCACTAACTCCTTCATCCTGCTATCGAACAGCAACCTTGAGCCGATGACCGGGACCGCGTGGGAGATCGGGACGAAATTCCGCAACCGCCGCGGCGGCTACGGTACGGTGAGCATCTACCACTATCGGCTGCGGGAGGAGATCGATTTCGACCAAGGGGCCATGTGTTATATCAATGTCGGACGGTCGCATCACACAGGTGTGGAAATCGCCGGCGGCGGGCCGGTGCGGCCGGACCTGACGGTTGAGTTTTCGGGCATCTACACCCGCGCCGTGATCCGGTCCGGCGAGCACGCCGACCACCGGCTGGCCGGAGTGCCGGAGTGGTCGTATCGGGCGGAAGCAGTCTATGCCGTGGCGCCGGGTCTGGCGGCGGGCGTTCTGATATCCGGGCGGATTGACCAGTGGCTGGATGCCGCCAACACCCGGCGGCTCTCCGACCATGCGGAGGTCGCGGTGATGTGCGGGTATGGCTGGCGGGCGTTCCGGCTGGATGTGCGAATCGATAACCTTTTTGACGAGCGATACGAATACGACGGGTACTTCGATCCGTTGCTCGCCCAGGTCGGACAGCAGCCGTACCGGTACTATCCGGCGGCGCCCCGGCAGGCAACTGTCTCGCTGCGGGTTGAACTCTAA